A DNA window from Bacteroides cellulosilyticus contains the following coding sequences:
- a CDS encoding Crp/Fnr family transcriptional regulator, whose product MEPHILLQMPLFRGITEETLLKFVLLHQHTLKSYKPGEFIAMQGDIYRSLYILCNGTVRTQMVSAEGKQLTIETLRAPKLLAPAFIFASENRFPVNIETLETSEVLILNKDAFLEFMHQYPVIMQNFLKLISDRSLFLSKKLNEFALQSLKSRLLNYVKMHGGIGSQQEVAHILGVARPSLARAISELSNEGCIQIEGKEMFIDEENSKKYF is encoded by the coding sequence ATGGAACCACATATATTATTACAGATGCCATTATTTCGAGGCATAACAGAAGAAACGCTGTTAAAGTTCGTTCTGTTGCACCAACATACCCTTAAATCTTATAAACCGGGAGAGTTTATCGCCATGCAGGGAGATATTTACCGCTCTCTCTATATTCTGTGCAATGGAACAGTACGTACGCAAATGGTCAGTGCAGAAGGAAAACAACTCACCATAGAGACCCTCCGTGCTCCGAAACTCCTTGCACCAGCTTTCATCTTCGCTTCCGAAAACCGTTTCCCGGTGAATATCGAAACCCTGGAAACCTCGGAAGTATTGATTCTGAACAAGGATGCTTTTCTGGAATTCATGCACCAGTACCCGGTCATCATGCAGAATTTCCTGAAGTTGATTTCCGACCGGAGCTTGTTTCTATCCAAGAAGTTGAACGAGTTTGCCTTACAAAGCCTGAAATCCAGATTGCTCAATTATGTAAAGATGCATGGAGGCATCGGTTCCCAACAGGAAGTGGCACATATACTTGGGGTAGCCCGTCCGTCATTGGCACGTGCCATATCTGAACTGAGCAATGAGGGCTGCATACAAATAGAAGGAAAAGAAATGTTTATTGACGAGGAGAATTCAAAGAAATACTTTTAA